The Shewanella algae DNA segment TGCGGTAGTGGCCAACGCCGTTGCCGAGCAACAGGCATTACCCAAGCGGTTGCAAGCCAGCGCCGAACGTTACGGTGAAGGGCTGGAGCTGTCCCGTTTGCGTAAGGAAGATTTTGCCAAGGTGCGTGATGTTTCCGGCGCCTCTGAGCTACTTTCTTCCAATAATGCGCCCTCATCGGTTACCGCCAGAGGGCACCAGTATCCGGCGGCCTTCCTGCTAAAGGCTTCCGGATTGGCGCAACACGGGGTAAAAGACGCTCAGCCCATGGCCTATAGTCATCTGGATATCGCCGGCAGTGCCACAGAAGGTGATCCCCTCTATGGCAAACCTACGGCGGCGCCGCTGCTTGGGTTGTTTGCCTATATGACTGAGTAAGCCCTCAACGCCTCCCGGCCGATGTCGTCGGCCGGGTTATCCCTGCACCCTGTCCGTTGGCTTTTCTTCACTTGGCGACCGCTATGTTGGCATCACATGGCCCCGATATTTGCTGGACGTCATCTCACCCAAGCTATCCACTGCGAGTGATTGGATCTCGCCCCTGCTTTAGGTTGTTATTTGACACGATATCTGAAAACAACAGAAAACTTTCAGATGGATTTTTACCCAGCCCTTGGGTGGGGTGATCCAATTCACCTTAACTGGTCTTACCTCTTTGAGATCACGCTTTTACCCCCGCCGGGAGACTAACATTTGGGCTGTAACTGACAGCTAATTACAGTGTTAGATTTTACTTAATTGGAATGAGGTTGGCCTGATTGGCTTTTGATTTATTTATTTAAAATCAAATGGTAATGAGTGTTCTCTTACTATGTTTCGAGATGTATCATTAGGTGCGGTGGGTAAATCCTGTGTAACTTTTATGTAATTGTCTTACAGTTTTAGGTGTATTTTAAATTTCTAGCCTTAATACTTGTAATAAAATTACAGGTGGCTATAATAGCTCTCGTTGGTTAGGCAAGCGCCTTCCACCTCTAGTCAATCCAGGATGGATAACTATCTCCAAGGAAATGAGTGACAAGTTGTCTCCACGGATATGAGAACCTCTAGTTCCAGGGAACCGAGCCAAGCTTCACTAGAGTATTTATTTCACAACTTTGTTAGGAGTATCGGCTATGTCTTACACAGGCAAAAACAACGTAGTTTATTGGAGCAACACCTGGTTTGATTGTCAGGTTTTGCGCGGCGGCATGTTCGCCATGAGTTTCAAGGGCTGACTACCCCTTTAAGTAGTTCCATCATCCATCAACCTTTGTTCACCACTCTGTGGTGTATTTAGACTCAAGTCGCAATAGAAGTTTTGCTTCTGTTGCCAGGTGTTACCCGCTAGCGCGGTAGACTCTTTCCCTTTTGGGTGCTTGATACATGTCTTGGCCTGCTCTTTGAGCAGGCTTTTTTTTGTCCGCAGCAAAATGTGAATAAATTGTGAGCTGGTGGGCATTTAATGGATACCACAGGTAGCCTCCATGCTCTGGTGCTGGTCTGATCAGGTCAAACTCCCTATAATCTGCCGCCGATGACCTCGTTAAAGAAGTGTCACAAACCTCCCTACACTCAAACTCAAGGAACCTGGTTCCATGTTGGAAAAACTGTTCAAGTTAAAGCAAAACAAAACCTCTCTGAAGCAGGAAGCCGTGGCGGGTCTGACCACCTTTCTGACCATGGCTTACATCATCTTCGTTAACCCCTCTATGCTGGCCGATGCCGGTATGGATCAAGGCGCTGTCTTCGTGGCGACCTGTGTCGCGGCGGCGATAGGCTGTCTGGTCATGGGGCTGCTGGCCAATTATCCCATAGCCCTGGCGCCGGGAATGGGCCTCAACGCCTTTTTTACCTACACAGTTGTGGGGGAAATGGGCTATAGCTGGGAAACCGCGCTCGGCGCAGTATTCCTCTCCGGGATCTGCTTTATGATCCTCTCCCTGGTGCGAATTCGGGAATGGGTGGTCAACTCCATTCCCATGTCGCTGCGCCTTGGCATAGCCGCAGGTATCGGCCTGTTTTTGGCGCTCATCGGCCTCAAGAGTGCCGGCATAGTGGTTGCCAACCCGGCAACACTCGTAGGTATGGGCGATATCACTGCATTTCCGGCACTGATGTCGGTATTGGGGTTCTTCCTGATCATCGCTTTTGTTCAGCGTGGTTATAAGGCGGCGGTGATCCTCAGCATTCTGGCCATCACAGTGTTGGGGCTGGCCTTTGGTGATGTGCAATATAGTGGCCTGGTATCCATGCCGCCTTCCATAGCGCCCACCTTTATGAAGATGGATCTCTCCGGCATGCTGGAGATCAGCATGATTTCCGTGGTGTTTGCCTTTTTGTTTGTGGACTTGTTTGATACCTCGGGCACCTTGGTAGCCGTGGCCCATCGTGGCGGTTTTCTGGATGATAAGGGGCGCCTGCCAAGACTCAATCGCGCCCTGACCGCCGACAGCGCCGCCACTATTGCTGGGGCCATGCTGGGTACCTCGACCACCACAAGTTATGTCGAGAGTACCTCTGGCGTTAGTGCCGGTGGCCGTACCGGCTTGACCGCCGTCGTGGTCGGACTGCTGTTTTTGGCCTCGCTCTTTATCTCGCCGCTGGCCGGTATGGTGCCAGCCTATGCTACCGCGGGCACCCTCTTCTATGTGGCGATTCTGATGATGTCTGGTCTGGTGCATGTAGAGTGGGAAGATTTGACCGAGGCTGCCCCCGTGGTGGTGGTCTGCCTGTTGATGCCATTAACCTTCTCAATTGCCACGGGGATCGCCTTTGGCTTTATCGCCTATGCGGCGATTAAACTTCTCTGCGGCCGTTTTCGCGATCTCAACGCCGGGGTTGTGGCACTGGCGCTGCTGTTTATTCTCAAGTTTGCCTACGGGAGCTAAAGGTAAAACGCGAGCAAGTGCTTTATAAACAGTATTTATTGAGGGTCATACTTTGTATGGCCCTTTTTGTATGAGATACCGCAATAAATAACGATTTTATCCACTTGAAGGCCTACTGCCGCTAGGAATCAGGCGACGGATTGGGTATAAGATTTATCCCCGACTTTTTTAAGCAAATACAAGTGATGAACTTGAGTGACACACGCTACCGCCGGGTAGTGGTAAAACTGGGTACCAGTGTACTTACCTCCGGCAGCAAGCGCCTGGACAAGGCCCATATGGTCGAACTGGCCAGGCAGATGGCGACCCTGATGCGCGCCGGTATCGAAGTGGTTTTGTGTACCTCCGGCGCCATTGCCGCCGGGCGTGAGCACCTGATGTATCCGGAGTTGCCGGATACCATGGCCAACAAGCAGTTACTGGCGGCTGTGGGCCAGAGCCAGTTGATCCTGGCCTGGGCTCAGTTGTTCAGTATTTATGGTCTGCACGTGGGGCAGTTGCTGCTGACCCGGGCGGATCTGCACGATCGCGAGCGCTATCTCAACGCCAGAGATACCCTGAATGCGCTGCTGAAACAGAATATTATCCCCATCATCAATGAAAACGATGCCGTTGCCACCAATGAGATCAAGGTTGGGGACAACGACAACCTGTCCGCCCGCGCAGCGCTTTTGTGCGATGCCGACTTGCTGATCCTGCTGACAGACCAAAAAGGTTTGTTCGATGCCGATCCGCGCCACAATCCCAATGCTCATCTTATCAGCGAAGTGGCCAATATCGACGACAGCCTGCGGCAACTGGCCGGCGGTTCAGTTTCCGGATTGGGTACCGGCGGCATGGCAACCAAGCTGGAGGCGGCCGACATAGCTCGCCGCGCCGGTATCGAAGTGGTTATCGCCTCGGGCCATCATCCGGATGCTATCGAAAAAATCGCTGCCGGCGAGTCAGTGGGGACTCACTTCTGCGCCATCGAAACCCCGCTGGAGAGCCGCAAACAGTGGATTCTTGCCGGGCCCAAGGCCAAGGGGAAACTGACCTTGGATGAAGGCGCGGTGCGAGCGGTAACCGAAAAGGGCCGCAGTCTGTTGTCCAAGGGGATTATCGCCGTCGAGGGCGAGTTTGAACGGGGCGCCACAGTGCAACTCTTGGATCCCAATGGCCGTAAACTGGCGCGGGGGATCTGCCGCTACAGCGCCGTGGCCCTCAAACGTATCGCGGGCCAGCATTCAGATAACATTGAATCCTTGCTGGGCTATGACTATGGTGATGCAATAGTGCACCGCAACGACATGGTGGTTTTATGACAGCTGAATATCTGCAACAACTGGGGCAAAGGGCCAAGGAAGCCAGTTTTGCCCTGGCTAATCTTTCCGGCACCGCCAAGCAGCAACTGCTGCATAATATCGTTGCCGCTCTCAAGGCCGATGAAGCGGCAATCCTCGCGGCCAATGAGCAGGATGTAGCCGCGGCCAAAGAGGTCGGTCTCAACGAGGCCATGATAGACAGGTTGCTGCTGGATAAGCCGCGCCTGGCTGGAGTCATAGCCGATATCGACAATGTGATTGCCCTTGCCGATCCCATTGGCCGCGAATATGACAGCCGGGTGCTGGATAACGGCTTGCGCCTGTGCCGCCGCGCCGTGCCACTGGGGGTGATAGGCATTATCTATGAGGCCAGACCCAATGTGACTGTGGATATCGCCGTGCTGGCCCTTAAAACCGGTAATGCGGTGATCCTCCGTGGTGGCAAGGAAACCCTGAAATCCAACCTGGCACTAGCCAAGGCGATTCGCCAGGGCGTTAAAGCCAGTGGCTTGCCGGAAGATGCGGTGCAGCTTATCGACAACCCGGATCGTACCCTGGTTACCGGCCTGCTCAAACTGGATCAATATGTGGATATGATAGTGCCCCGCGGCGGCGACAAGCTGCAGCGGCTCTGCGCCGATCAGGCGACCATCCCGGTTATTCTCGGCGGTATCGGTATCTGCCATCTCTATCTGGATAAGGCGGCCGATCTGGAGAAGGCCATTCCTGTCATCCTCAACGCCAAGGTGCAGCGCCCAACCGTATGTAACGCCCTGGATACCCTGTTGGTGCATAAGCAGATAGCCAAGGAGGCATTGCCCAAGGTGGCCAAGGCCTTAGTCGATGCCGGGGTTAAGCTGGTAGGTTGCCCCGAGACTGTGGCTATTCTTGGATCCGAGCAAGTGGCCGCCGCCAGCGAGGATAGCTTTGCTACCGAGTGGTTATCTCTCAATCTGGGGATCCGGGTAGTCGATGATATCCAGCAGGCCATAGGTCATATTCGCCGCTATTCCAGCGGTCACTCCGAGGCTATCCTCACGGATGATATCAATGCCGCCACCGAGTTTATGAATCAGGTGAATTCGGCGGCGGTTTACCTCAATGCCAGCACCCGTTTCACCGATGGCGGCCAGTTTGGCCTGGGCGCCGAGGTGGCTGTCAGTACTCAGAAACTGCATGCCAGAGGCCCCATGGGACTGGAAGCACTGACCACCTACAAGTGGTTGGGTGTCGGTGATTACACCGCCAGAAGTTAGTGTTTACTTCTTGTAAAAGGGATTCAGAGCATAGTGTAACCCAAGCCCCGCAGTTGCGGGGCTTTTGCTTTGGCCGCTTACGATTCAGCTCTTAATCGCCGCAAAACTGCCGCGGCAGAGCTTGGCCAAGTCCTCTGCGGCAAGACAGATCTCCAGTCCGCGGCGACCGGCGCTGACATAGATGCTGTCAAACTCCTGGGCGCTGGCGTCTATCACTGTGGGTAACTGCTTTTTCTGCCCCAGAGGGCTAATGCCTCCCACCAGATAGCCGGATGAACGCTGCGCCAACTGCGGATTGGCCATCACCAACTTCTTGGCCTTAATCGCCTTGGCAACGCATTTCAAGCTGAGTTGATGATTCACTGGCACCAGGGCCACCGCCAGTGGCGGCGACTTTTCATCGCTGCTGACCAGCAGAGTCTTGAATACCCGGTTGGGATCCAGTCCAAGTGCACTGGCGGCCTCTTCTCCGTAGGAAGGGGCATTCTTGTCGTGGTGATATTCGTGAACGGTAAAAGAGATCCCCGCCTTGGTGGCGAGATCGATTGCGGGTGTCACAAGTGTCTCCTTAGGTGATGGCGTGAGTAGCGTTTAGTATCGCGTTTTAATCCGGAGATCTGTTGCGCCAAAACCTGTCTAACTATCAAAATAGGTGTCATAGCATAAGCCTCAAGCCTTTCTGGGTCGAGACAGCGGGTCACTCTTTTAAGACTCAGTTTAAGAGCAAGACCACAAAGCGGCACAAAAGCTTAAGTATTAACTCAGACAATAGCTTAGAAAATAGCCAAGAAAAATAGCTCAGACAATAGCCTAGATATCGGTGGCGATTCAATCTGAATTCGAGGCTAATCAAAGGATGGCAAAATCGATAGGCTAGGGAAGGGCTTTAAACATGAGTTAAGTCAAAATAAAACGCCCGGCATCAGGCTGGGCATTTTGAAATACTATGGCGGCCTTACTTCTGCGTTGCGCGGTAGTGGTCGAAATTCTCGATATAGTCGTCCATAGAGCCTTCAAGCATCTCCTTGTAGCGCTCCATATAGTAATCCATCATCTCTTGCTTCTTCGACTGCATCTGCTCCTTGGTGGCAAAACCGGTAGAGCCGAACCAGGCATTGTAGCGAGCCAGGGCATACATGAAGGAGGCACTGACTTCACCGGTTTGGACTTCAGTATTCTGGTTCTGTTTGTTGGCCAATTCGATGAGCTCACTGGCACGCTGAAAAAACGCCTTATCTGTATCAGACATCTGAGATTCCTGTTTAAAGTCGAGAGCTTGCCTCTCGGTATTAGGGTTAGCTTACCCTAGAGTGTTTTGCTGCAAACTGCTGTAATCCGCCTCACATTCCTGATTGCTAAAGCTCAACAAGCATGAGCTGAATCGCAAAGAGAGCAACTATCTTCCCAAATAGCCAATCATTTCGGCGCCGGCAGTTAAAACAGTATTTTATCGCTTTTATCTAATTTCTCCCTATTGGCGATTTTTTCACTTATCTACCATGGTTATTGTAGATACAATTCAACTACTTATGTTAGACTTTTTTTCTTAACTGCAGCGGATATGACTCTCAGTGTAGTAGGCCATGATAGGGAATATTGGCCTGACATAGTTCCCGGGCCGCTCTCGGCGGTTTTGGGGGATCTTCAGGGACGAAGTCAGTTTCGTGTCCGTGCGGTAGCTATGCCTGCAGCAAAATGTTCCGCAAAAGCAGCCTGTTTTAGATGGTTTGCGCGTTAATCTGTTGGCGGAATTAAAAATGTCAATAAAGCCAAGTGTATAGTGTTTTTTGGTAGATGGCAGATTTGGAAACTGTAGTGGCAAAAGAGCCTTTCGGTGAGGTTGAGTCAATGAAGTTTCCGAACAATATAATTCAGTTCACTGGAACCAACAGAAGCTAACAAGCGCATGCTGTCGAAAAATTAAGACGCCTGTTGTGGTCTATTTTTCACTAGGAATCTCTGAAGTTATTTTAACGTCTGCTCCTTGCCAGCTTACTGTTGGGGGGACTTTTTTCGCTGCAACGGTAGCTAGCTTCAGAAATTAAATAACCATCCTTCGCTACGATAAGTAATCGTATCTATTTTAATACATAGAATTTTATATTTTAACTAAGGGTTAACATTGAAGACGACTATTGAAACATCGCACTCTGAAATTATCTTTAATATTGAAGTTGATGACCTCGACTCTTTTGAATGTTTAAATGCGCTGGCCGATGTGTATCTTGATCTGAGTTATCAGATTGATGAGAAGCTCTCGGAACATGGTGTCAGTGTGGAATTCCACACGCTGTTCTATTCCATTAATGTTATGACCCCGGAAGGCCAGGTGGAGGAAGAGGAGGTGTTCGCTAAGTTTGTGGGTAACTCAACCCTGGAAGCGAAAGCGGCTACCTTTATCAGCAACGTTAATATCTGGTGTCGAACCCGTGACGACGACAGAATCTGGCAGGATGATGAAAATCCGCTGGCCGAGAACGCTGCTTATGTTTTGTGTATGCAGGATCTGAAATACATCCCGTTATATGTTGAGCTATTACTGCTGAACGATCTGGATCATGAGGTGTACCAGAATGATCATATCGAAGCCTTGATCGAAAAACACGGCATTTGTAAGCCTATGCTGACGCTGCTGGCGCATCGGGCAGGTGGCGCAGGTGGTCAGTGGGGGTCACTGCAGGTCGAAGCACACCAGGATGTGTTGCTGGATTATTTTGCTGAATATCCGCAACATCTTAAGTTATTTCTGGAAACCGGGGTTAAGTCCGTATACGATCAGTACATGGGTGGTGAGTTGTGGTTTGCAGCGATTCGTTTTTATGCGGATTTTATTGCCGATGAGAATGAGCGTGAAGATTGGTTAAGTCAGCAGGAACAAACCGCCTGGATTTATTTTAACAGTATTGATTTTGACTAATTGGAATAAAAGTCCTTAAAAGTATAAAATAATTTCGCGTGGTTAACCTTTTTAAGGTGGTTCTTATGCCACGCCATTGTCGCTTCTTCGTTCTATTCCTAATGCTCCAGATTGCAGTGTTAAATAGATAAAAGAGTCCATACCTGAAACCAAAGATCTCCGGTATGGTTACTCTGGCAATTGAGTTTTGGCGAGTAAGTGTCAGCGATTTAATTAGTATTATCTTGAATGGTAAGGATCGCGGATATTAATGCAGTCTTCACCGGGAACTGTCTCATAGATAACGCAATACTGGAGTGCTTTCAAAAACTCAGCCAAAATCTGTGGTCGTTTTTTGTAATTAAGACCAAGCCGATAAAAGTGTGTTGGCTGTAGATATGTTGGTTTTCTCTAATTCTTTTCCAGTTTTTGTAAGGAAGTGCAACAAACAGGGGGGTCTGGCTTTACCAATCCACGAAAAAACACGGAGGTCGACACCTGTATAAGGAATTATTATGTCTATGCTTATAGGAAAGTCTAATATTTCAATGTAAGTGCAAAACTCCACCATTTAGCTATTTAGATTATGAGATAATTGAATTGGGTGGAAACAACCAATGACAAGCTAGGTTACAGACGTGCAAAATTTGTGGTTCTGTCTGGGTCAATTATCTAATTGAAGAACCACACTATACAAAATCTGGTAGATGGTGGATAGCTGAGATTCAGTCTAGTGATTTTGGTTATTTAAAATTGAAAATGTTAAAAGCTATATTGAGTCACAAGAATCCTGTTTTGTTGGGGGGAGCTTTTACGAGCAAGGTATACATAGGCAAAGTAAACCGGCTAATAAAAAGAAAAAACGTTGGTTCTCAGCATTAATAACGTGGTAGTTAGGCTTCGGTTATGCTTAAATAGGTTAAGTCTAATCAAACATCTGCAATGCCAGGCTCTTTTTATCTCAGTGTGCTTAAGTTACCTAGCGGTGCTTGGATGCAGACCGAAAGAAGATTAACTTGTCGTTCTATAATAGGGCGCTTGATTTTTGTTAAAGAGGTCAAATGGTAGATTTCAGTATTTCACAAATAGGCGCGCTGATTCTGCTCCGGAATTTTAAGCTTTCAAACTTGCTAGAGTCAAAAATAATGGTGGCACCATTAAAGGCTGATGTCTGGAATTTGCGT contains these protein-coding regions:
- a CDS encoding NCS2 family permease: MLEKLFKLKQNKTSLKQEAVAGLTTFLTMAYIIFVNPSMLADAGMDQGAVFVATCVAAAIGCLVMGLLANYPIALAPGMGLNAFFTYTVVGEMGYSWETALGAVFLSGICFMILSLVRIREWVVNSIPMSLRLGIAAGIGLFLALIGLKSAGIVVANPATLVGMGDITAFPALMSVLGFFLIIAFVQRGYKAAVILSILAITVLGLAFGDVQYSGLVSMPPSIAPTFMKMDLSGMLEISMISVVFAFLFVDLFDTSGTLVAVAHRGGFLDDKGRLPRLNRALTADSAATIAGAMLGTSTTTSYVESTSGVSAGGRTGLTAVVVGLLFLASLFISPLAGMVPAYATAGTLFYVAILMMSGLVHVEWEDLTEAAPVVVVCLLMPLTFSIATGIAFGFIAYAAIKLLCGRFRDLNAGVVALALLFILKFAYGS
- a CDS encoding DUF3144 domain-containing protein, with the translated sequence MSDTDKAFFQRASELIELANKQNQNTEVQTGEVSASFMYALARYNAWFGSTGFATKEQMQSKKQEMMDYYMERYKEMLEGSMDDYIENFDHYRATQK
- the proB gene encoding glutamate 5-kinase is translated as MNLSDTRYRRVVVKLGTSVLTSGSKRLDKAHMVELARQMATLMRAGIEVVLCTSGAIAAGREHLMYPELPDTMANKQLLAAVGQSQLILAWAQLFSIYGLHVGQLLLTRADLHDRERYLNARDTLNALLKQNIIPIINENDAVATNEIKVGDNDNLSARAALLCDADLLILLTDQKGLFDADPRHNPNAHLISEVANIDDSLRQLAGGSVSGLGTGGMATKLEAADIARRAGIEVVIASGHHPDAIEKIAAGESVGTHFCAIETPLESRKQWILAGPKAKGKLTLDEGAVRAVTEKGRSLLSKGIIAVEGEFERGATVQLLDPNGRKLARGICRYSAVALKRIAGQHSDNIESLLGYDYGDAIVHRNDMVVL
- a CDS encoding glutamate-5-semialdehyde dehydrogenase, with the protein product MTAEYLQQLGQRAKEASFALANLSGTAKQQLLHNIVAALKADEAAILAANEQDVAAAKEVGLNEAMIDRLLLDKPRLAGVIADIDNVIALADPIGREYDSRVLDNGLRLCRRAVPLGVIGIIYEARPNVTVDIAVLALKTGNAVILRGGKETLKSNLALAKAIRQGVKASGLPEDAVQLIDNPDRTLVTGLLKLDQYVDMIVPRGGDKLQRLCADQATIPVILGGIGICHLYLDKAADLEKAIPVILNAKVQRPTVCNALDTLLVHKQIAKEALPKVAKALVDAGVKLVGCPETVAILGSEQVAAASEDSFATEWLSLNLGIRVVDDIQQAIGHIRRYSSGHSEAILTDDINAATEFMNQVNSAAVYLNASTRFTDGGQFGLGAEVAVSTQKLHARGPMGLEALTTYKWLGVGDYTARS
- the ybaK gene encoding Cys-tRNA(Pro) deacylase, whose product is MTPAIDLATKAGISFTVHEYHHDKNAPSYGEEAASALGLDPNRVFKTLLVSSDEKSPPLAVALVPVNHQLSLKCVAKAIKAKKLVMANPQLAQRSSGYLVGGISPLGQKKQLPTVIDASAQEFDSIYVSAGRRGLEICLAAEDLAKLCRGSFAAIKS